A segment of the Echinicola strongylocentroti genome:
ATTCATGAAAACGCCCCATCGTAAAATTCACATTATAATTACTGATGGGATAGGATGTCGCCCATTGGTAATAGCTATACCCAGAGCTAGTGGCCTGATTCAATAAACGACCATTCGCTGCCACGAAATAAGGAAAAGGAACTTTAATATAAAGATCCACCCCATTGGATGCCTTGCTGGAGGGATGGTCCAGGCAGGGCATGAAAATCTTACCTCCCTCTCGCTGACAGGAAAGCCCCACCCAGTGATCACCATTGCTGTCTTCACTCCAGGTAAAACCTCCTGACCACGGTGGATTTTCAGCCACCGGTGGCCGACCTCTGTAGTAAATCTTCACCTGCTGCGAAAGGCTATCGGGATAAATATCCAAAATGTCATCATGATGTTCAAATCGCTGCACCCTCCCGTTGCTTTCCACCTTGACCACTTCATAATTGGAGATGAGATCTAGACGAAGCGTATCCAAAGTCCCTAGTGGACGATAAGTCATTTCCATCACGGCATTGATCCCCTTGATCTTAGGCAGGATCTCCAAGTCCAATGAATAATGGACTACTTCAAACTGTTCTTGCAGCGGATCCATCTCTCCTCCCCACGTCCAATCATCTTGTGCCAATGCATCACCTGCCAGGAGCAAAGAAACAACTGCTCCGGCCAGAAAACATTTTACACACTTTTCCCACCATTTGATTCCGAATAACTCTCTTTTCATTGTCGCTGAAGTCGCCTTAAAGTAAAACTTAAAAGTAGAACGTTATTTACACATTACAAAACACTTTTGTCATGGCTGACAACACCAATTTTCAGCACTACCCACCTATATTCCCTAATATATTACTTTTACGGATTTATTTTAAAGGAAACGCAATAATTAAACCAACATTAATCCAATTATCATTGGGAATACTGCTTATAAAGCTTATATTTATTGCGCTTGCAAGTCACAAAATTGCTTTTTGGCTTCTTTTTTTTTAATGGATAAAACATACTTAAGCATGTCTTTTTGTAAATCATTTCTCTTCTTTTTACTGACTTTTTGTACTTGGCTACTTATGGCTCATCCCCAGCTGAGCCATGCTGCGCCATTTAGACAGGACACTACGATTGAAAACCAACCTCGTTTTGGAATATTCAAAAAAGATCATGGGAAGCACAAGGCCACCATAGAAAACACCGTCGAATCCCACAAAGAAATGAACCGCGACACTTCGTGGGTAAAAGTAGGGGGAGCACTACGACTCAACACCATCTATGCCATCTACGAAGGACAGACATTCCCGTTAGGCACCAATTCCAGGAATGAATGGACCTGGGACACCTGGAGGATCAATGTCGATTCTTATTCGGATGGTTTGCAGTTTGCTTTCGAGTACCGTTTTTACCCGACTTTCAACACCCATTTTATAAAATACGGGTGGATCGGCTATCGTTTTTCAGAAAAATACAATCTCCAACTGGGCATTACCCAAGTCCCCTTTGGCTTGCTGACCTATGCCTCACATAGCTGGTGGTTTCAGATCCCTTATTATCTAGGCTTGGAAGATGACCACCAGATGGGGTTTAATCTGACCCATAACCGAGCAAACTGGACATTTAACCTCGCCTATTTCCCATTGTCCGAACCAAGGGGCACCAATGATCCTGCTTTTGGGGAGTATAGCACTGCGCGCTATTCTTACGACGTGGTCCCCATTGACGGCAACAGCAACATCGAACGCAACCAACTGAACCTAAGGGCCAATTACCACTTGGATGACTGGAAACTAGGAGGGTCATTCCAGGTGATGGAGATTTATAACCAACAAACCACCCACAGTGGTAACCAGCTGGCGGCTGCACTCCATGCCGAATGGTCAAATGTACCATGGAATTTTAAAACTGAAATCATCTATTATGGTTATAACAATGTCCAAGATGATGACGGCAGGTTGCTGAACAGCGTCCAGATGGGGGCTTATGGATTTGGCACCTATGATGTGGCAAGCGAGGCAATGGTATATGTCATTGGTTTGGCGCATGACTTCCCTGTGGACTGGGGGCCTATTTCGAATGTCCAAGTATATAACGACTACAGCTTGATCCAAAAATTTGGGGAGATGCCCATCAACGGTGTGCTCACTCCCTTCCAAAAAACACAACAAAATGTCTTGGGAGCCTTGATTACCGCTGGCAAGATCTATACTTACGTGGACGCCGCCATGGGCTATAATCACTCCTGGATCAGTGATGCATTTGGCGGAAACTCCATGGGACCGGGCCGAGGCATTGATTATCAGGCACCTGTATCGGACGACAACCCGATCGACCCTGACCCTGGCTGGAACACCCGAATCAACATTAATATAGGTTACTATTTCTAAACACCTTTTCTATGCTAAAAAAATATTTTGATGTACACGCGCCTGTTTTTTGGCCCGCCTCTATACTGATCATTGTCTTCATTACCGTGACATTGGTCGTAGGAGAGCCAATGGAAAAAGCATTTGATGCGGTGAAGTTTTTTATCACGGACAAAACGGGGTGGCTATTTATCATCGCCATCAATATTTTCATTGTGTTCTGCTTCTACCTGGCCTTTAGTAAATACGGCAACATACGACTTGGCGGCAAAGATGCAGAAACGGAGTTTTCCACCTCCGCTTGGTTCGCTATGCTCTTCAGTGCCGGGATGGGTATTGGCTTATTGTTTTGGGGGGTGGCAGAGCCAGTTTCCCATTACGCCAAGCCTCCTTATGGGGAGCCCTTTAGCATTGCCTCAGCCCAACGGGGCATGAACCTTACTTTTCTGCACTGGGGATTTCACGCTTGGGCCATCTATGCGGTCGTGGCCCTTTCACTGGCCTTCTTTACCTTTAACAGAAAACTTCCATTGACCATCCGCTCGATCTTTTACCCCATTTTGGGTGATCGCATCCACGGGTGGATCGGAGATGTCATCGATGTCATGGCGGTACTGGCGACTTTATTTGGCTTGGCCACTTCCTTGGGCTTTGGGGTGAGACAGATTAATGGTGGTCTAAATTATCTCTTCGGAATAGATATTTCAGTGACCGTTCAGGTCTTGCTGATCTGTGGTATCACACTCATGGCTACGGCCTCGGTATTTTCAGGCTTGGACAAAGGTGTGCGCTTCCTTAGTGAGTGGAACGTCCGAATTGCCGCCGCCCTGTTGATTTTCGTACTCATAGCCGGGCCCACCGTGTATATTATGAGAGGTTTTGTCCAGAATCTTGGAAATTACCTAAACCAATTTATCGCTGTATCCACTTGGACGGAAGCCTATCGTGACAATGAATGGCAAGGAACCTGGACCATATTTTACTGGGCTTGGTGGGTTTCCTGGTCCCCTTTTGTGGGCATGTTTATCGCCCGTATCTCCAAAGGAAGGACCATCAGGGAGTTTATTTTAGGCGTACTTTTGGTGCCTGCCTTATTGACGTTCTTCTGGCTTACCGCCATGGGAGGAAGTGCCATCTTTATGGACATGCAAAATGAAACACACGACTTTGCCAGTGCCATCATCAAGGATGAATCCACCGCCTTATTTGTATTTCTACATGAATTTCCGTTCAGCACACTTGGTTCTGGCATCGGAGTGTTATTGGTCATGAGCTTCTTTGTCACTTCTTCTGATTCCGGTTCATTAGTGATCGATAGCATCACGGCGGGAGGAAAACTAGATGCTCCGGTAGGACAGCGCATCTTTTGGGCACTTACAGAAGGGGCTGTGGCAGCCGTTTTGCTGATCGGCGGCGGGCTGACAGCGCTCCAGACGGCCACTATTACTACGGGGCTGCCGTTTTTGATCGTTCTTCTTATTATGTGCTATAGCCTCTTTAGGGGATTACAGAAAGAACACGCTCGAAAAGAAGCCCTCAAACAGGATATCAACAGGAAAAATTACGAGAAGAACCTCACCGAAATCATCAAAAAGAACCTCCCTAAAGACACGCCAAAATGAAAAACTTAAAAAACATAGCACTATGTGTCGACCTGACCGATATGGACAGCTTACTATTGAACTACATCAAAAAGCTGGATGATGCCTTTGAGTTCAATAGCCTGACTGTCCTCCACCTTATCGAACTGGAGGAGTTTTCGGATAACATCCAGTCGCTCCTGCCAAACTTGGGAAAAAGCATCATTCAAGTGCTCGAATCTGAAATCCAGGAAAAGGTAGACAGTGTATTTGACAGCAACCCAAATATCAACATTCATGTACACAGTGGTGGCAATGTAGAGGATTTTGCAAATTATATTGACAGCCAAAAATTCGACCTGCTGCTAATGGGCAAAAAAAGCAGCCACTTCGGCGCCGGTATCCTTAGCGGCAGGGTGGCCCGATTGACGTCATGTGACACCTTATTCCTTCCAGAGATCGCTGTCCCCTCTTTTGACAACATCTCCTTGGCATTGGACTTTAGTTCGTATTCTGAAAAACTTCTTCAGCTAGGGACCAATTTATCCAAAAAAGTCCATGGCAAACTTCACCCAATTCATGTCATTAAGGTTGGGATTCAATATTTTCCCTACATCAAAAATTACAATAAGATCAGTGAGGAGCTGGAGAAAGAAGCCTTAAAATCCTATAAAAAACTACAAAAACAGTATGGACTGTCCAGTCCCCTGACCATTATCAAGGACAATGAACAACACATCAGCCGGCTAATTTATAATAATGCCGTGCTTACTTCAGCAAACCTGATCCTTGTGGGAAACAAAGGAAAAAAAGATGAAGGAGACCTTCTGATCGGCAGTGTAGCAGAACAACTGATCGCCTATGACAAAAATCTCCCTGTATGGATAGTCAAATAAAAAAGCCCCTTAATCGGGGCTTTTCTTAATCTTCTTCAAGGGTATTATAGCTATCTACTTGCTCCATCACCCAGTCCTTGTATTTTTGGACGCGATAATCCAACCATTTCTGCTTGTAATTATTGGACTCTTCAATCAGGAAAGTAAACCTTTCCATGGCCTTGCTCTTGGTCAGTGCATCATATAAGTCCTCCTGAAAGGATCTATTATCCACAAACCGTTCGGTAAATTGCTCCATAATCAATGACTCCTGAGCAGGCTCCATTTTAATGAACTCCGCGTAATTCATTGGGTCCGCATCAACCTCATCCAACAAGTCCTCTTCCTCAGTGGTCAAATTCTCATTAAAATTCTCTTCTTCATCAGGGAGATGGTGAATGATTTTTTTATCTTCCTGATAATAGCAAACCTTGCCTTTCAATAAATAATTGGCAATCGTGTCAATCTCTTTTTCTGTTAGTTTAAGCATTGGTTTATGTATGTGAAACTAAATTTGTTAGAAAAATAATTAATGGTGCATAAAAATCAAATTAGGATCAGCTTCATTTAGGATTAATTTTGACCCTCGCTCCTAACATTCACAACAAAGTTTGGAGAAAATCGCCTGACAACAGCCCTGAAGGCACAAAAAAGAATATTTTAGCTGCTTTTTTTACTTTAAAAAAAGATTTCTTTTTCTCGCTTAATTTACCCAGTGCTTACCTTGCCCACGCGGTCCACGATCTTGTGGACAATCTGGTCCAACTCAACACATGAAGCCTCTATTTCTTCCAAAAACTTGGCGTCCACCTCTTCATCCACCCCAAATCCTTTGACACATTCCACCAAGCCCATCAACCGTGACAACGGCGCCCTAAACTCATGGGACTGCATCCATGTGATCGCGCTCAGCTCTTGGTTTTGACGCTCTATTTTCTCGATATAGGACTTGATTTTAGTCAGGTCCTGCATGGTACCTACCATTCTTGTGGCTACGCCCTTTTCATTATAGATCACAAAGCCTTTGTCAAAAACATGGGCATAACTTCCATCATTTTTTTGGTACCTGTATTCCACTTCCCACCGGCTCTTCTTTTTGGACAGGACATGTTGCTCCATTCCTTTCAGCACACGCTCCCGGTCATCTGAATGGATACGGTCTACCCAATGCTCTATTGAACTGGTTCCACTGGCCAACTTATACCCAAACAACCCTTCATAATTTTCATTCCAATAGATACTTTTGCTTTCAAAAGACCATTCCCAAACAGCTTCATCCGAGGCTTTTGCCACAAAATCATACCGCATATCTATCATTTTTATCACATGATTGGCCTGTTGGAGCGCCGTAATATCATTAAAAATAATCAAGGTGCCACGCTTCCCCCTACTATAATAAAATGTACTCGCCCTAAACAACACCTGCAATTGCTTTCCGTCTTTGGCCATCAATTGGGCACTACCACTTTCCCTGTCTTTATTAGCGAGTTGGCTATTTACATTCTTCAGGAAATTTTGGTACTTGGCTTCAGAGTCAAAAAAAACAGGCAAACTACCAAAATCTCCTTTATGCTTGTCCACATCAAAGAGCTCACATGCGCTCGGGTTAAGATAGATGATCTTATTTTCAGGAGAAAGCACCATCATACCATTCTCGATTTGCTTCACGATCTTCCCTGCCGCAATGTACGAGGAGACATCAAACAGCTTGTATTTTCTCAATGCAATCACCGCAGCCACCGAAAAACTGGTCAGTGTAGTGGAAGTCACAGGAATATCCGTTAGTCCCTGTGAAGAAAAGTAAAATTGCGTCACCACTCCCTGTATCACTGGCAATACAGCCCCCAAAAACAATACTAATATCTGCCTCTTCATGATCGGAGAATGACGTTTGTCAAAAGCAGAATAGAGCAGCACTGCCAAGCCCATCATCGCCAGTAAAGCCACCCAACCACGGCTGTGTAAATCATAAGACCCCGGACGTACTCCAGTAATGTACCCCCAGTTTTCGTCATAACTAAGGATCACTTCGTCCAAATTAGCCAAATAAACCACATACAACACTGCCGAGATGCCATAGATAGCAATGAGAAAAAAACGGCTCTTGATAAAAGGTTGATCAGTATAATAGCTCACAAAATGCAGGATTACCGCTCCAATAAACATCCATCCGAAATCCAACGAGCGAGAGATGTGACATGCCATATCATAATCGATATTAAGCCGCATCAAAGTATCCTGTAGTTGCCACACAACCAATGACACTACAAACAGCAGAAAAATATTGGTTTCTCTATTACTGGGATAGATCCAAAATATATAACCAAAGATCGCCACATTGAACAATGCGGGGATCAGTGAAATGGCAATATAAAACAGGTTTATATCTTCAAACATACAAAGTAGGGCAAGTGAGTAGTTAAGTGTGTCGTTAATCTTGCCGGGCAAATCCCCTACAACAAATCAAACGCACAATCATACCTTAAATATACTTTTTTGCGTATTACATACACAATTATTCCTCACAAACGTTCAAAAAATCAAGAAATATTTCAGTAAAATAGATGAATAAACCTATAACCTAATCACAGTACGTATTATATGCTTGTTTTACCAGCAGATTAGGTGTCAAGCTGTATATCCGGGGAATTTTCGACACCCTTCCTTAAACCCGGTTTAAATGCCGTTTAGTTAAGGGCATTTCCTCCTTTTCATATACCTAAAAGTCTTTTTTTTGATTGACTTTGGCTGGGGAAACCTGATCATCTTGGTGGATTTTATCCTTTTCCTTTTTTCCATTGATGAAAAAAGAAAGAAAAAAATCTAGGCCGGTGGTATGCCTTTTAAAATGGAACATGGATTTACCCTGCGACCGAGATCCGTCACCCATTTTAATTTCCACCCGATGGCTACGACCTAAAAGTGAGTGGGTCTCGCTGTTCCACGACGCGAGCCAACTCACTTTCTTAACGGCCTCCACCATCGGCTGGAAAACAGGCATACCAAGGGCCGTAATTAAGGAAGCGATACCTTTTTTGGCTCAGGAGGACTTATAGTTCTCGCTCAACTTGGTTACTTAAGAAAATATACCACTACATGGAATAATGATGATAATTTATCCATAAGAAACTTATTAATCGGATCCGCCTTGCAGGTATTGGGCGTTAAGAAATTAAAAAGCGGGTGGGCAAAAAGGCAGGCTTGTTTGACGAAATACTAGCCAAAAAGAATGTTGGCTGCTAGAAAAGGAGGAGTTTGCCTGCATGAGGGAAGGTTTTAATTTTAGGCCAATAGATGCACAGCGGCGGGGTTTTTTGGTTACTTTTTTGACCTGAAGCAAAAAAGTAACAAAGGTAAAGGGATGAAAAACACCTAGGAATTTAGCTAGAAAAATAACTGCCCAAGGAAAAAATATAGAACCCATATTTTCCAGATACACACTAACTAAACGGCATTGAACCCGGTTTATGCATTAGGAATCGTGATGAGGTTTGAAACTACAAGAAAATCAGGCTGTTTGGAGATTGAGGCATAGCACCGCTATGGTGAAATCGAAAACAGCAGCGAAGCGACTGATTTTGAAGTAGGTTCATACCGCAATAGATAGGCTAATGCATATTCCGGGTTTAAGAAAAAAATCAGCGCAAATCATACTCATCTGCGCCAGCAGTGTTTTATTAGTGCTCCCCCTACTTTTCAGCTTGATTCCACATTGGGTATGACAAAAAAACCATCCGCTATAAAACGGATGGTTTTTTGATTAATAAACCCCTAATTAAAATTATAATTATAGCCTAAAACTAATAGAATTTTCTGATAATACCGTCCTGTACCATCTTGTATATTAGTTTTTTGGAGTATAACGACTATTTCTCTAAGCTGACCTGCCAGTTCCAGGCATCCCTCAATGCTTCCTCCAATCCAAACTGCGGTGTCCAACCAAGGACTTTGGAAACCTTATCGGTATTTGCCCACACTTTTTCTATGTCTCCCGATCTTCTTGGGCCTATTTCATAATTCAGTGTTTTTCCACTTACTTTTTCAAACACCTTGACCACTTCCATGACCGAGTTACCGTTTCCTGTGCCCACATTGAACAAGTCGAAAAAGGTATCCTGCTGGTTTTCCAAGTATTGAATAGATTTCACATGGGCATCAGCCAGATCCATCACATGGATATAATCCCTGATACAAGTTCCGTCAGGAGTGTCATAATCATCTCCAAAGACGGTGATTTTTTCACGGATGCCGGCCCCTGTCTGAGTGACAAAAGGCACCAAATTAGCAGGGACCCCCAAAGGCAGCTCGCCGATAAGCGAAGAAGGATGGGCTCCAATAGGATTAAAGTAGCGAAGCGCCACTACTCTGGCTGCAGCCCCACTTTTTACATGATCCGTTAAAATGTCCTCGCATATCTTCTTGGTATTTCCGTATGGGCTCTCAGCGTCTTTTCTGGGAGTGGACTCCTTGACAGGAAGCTCGTCAGGCTGACCGTACACGGTACAGGAAGAAGAAAAAACAATGTCCTTGACACCAAATGTCTTCATGGTCTCCAACAGGACAATCAATGAATTGATGTTATTGCTGTAATAGGTCAGTGGAATTTGGGTGCTTTCTCCTACTGCCTTGGAAGCTGCAAAGTGAATGACCCCTTTAAGACTGTTTTCCTTGAAGACACCATGCATAAACTCACGGTCATTGCAGTCCCCTTCATAGTGCTTAACTTTTTTTCCTAAGATTTTTTCAAGTCCAGCAAGCACATCTTGGTTGGAGTTTGAAAAATTGTCAACGATAATAGGTTCATAACCGGCGTTAACGAGCGCTACTGCGGTGTGCGAACCGATGTACCCCGCTCCACCTGTAATTAAGATTTGCTGCATGAAATTATAGTTATTTTACTAGGGTTAATAGCATATCAAGTGATGTGAAGACAAATATAAATTAATCCATTCAGGCATGAAATTTTTGGCCCTTTTTAATGGGTAAAAACTAAATTTTACACAGGAAGTTAATATCTTACAAAAGGTAAAGACAGCCGGATACTACCAATGTTGATTTTTTCGGCTTCGCCAATGTGAAGAATACAACCCAAATAACAAAAGTAACTACATGATGAATTTTGAAATGAATGAGAACCAATCCATGATCGCTCAAATGATCAGGGATTTTGGCGCAAAGGAGATTACTCCACACCGAAAAAAATGGGATGATGAGCAAATCTTTCCCCTGCCACTTTTCAAGCAACTTGGAGAATTAGGGCTAATGGGAGTACTGATTCCTTCACAATATGGAGGCAGTGGTTTTGGCTATTTTGAGTACGTGACAGCAATTCTGGAGCTGTCCAAGCTCGATCCGGGCATCGGACTATCCATGGCCGCCCACAATTCCCTATGCTCAGGACACATTCTGCTATTTGGCAGTGAGGAGCAAAAACAAAAATACCTGCCCAAATTAGCCACTTGTGAACACTTGGGTGCCTGGGGCCTTACCGAGCCCAATACGGGGTCTGATGCAGCCAATATGAAAACAACCGCTGTAGAAGAAGGGGATCACTTTATCCTGAACGGCGCCAAAAACTTCATCACCCACGGGGTATCAGGAGATATAGCAGTGGTAATCGCCAGAACAGGGGATGTAGGGGACAAGCACGGCATGACGGCATTTATTCTGGAAAAAGGCATGGAGGGTTTTCGGGGTGGCCGTAAGGAGGACAAGCTGGGCATGAGGAGTTCAGAGACGACGGAACTGATTTTTGAAGATTGCCGGGTCCACAAAAGCCAAGTTCTAGGCAAGGTAGGAGGGGGATTTGTCCAATCCATGAAAGTCCTGGATGGGGGAAGAATCTCTATTGCCGCTCTTTCACTGGGCATTGCCGAAGGCGCATTAGAGGCATCCATCAACTACTCCAAGGAGAGACACCAGTTCAACAAACCCATTAGCTCCTATCAGGGCATTTCTTTCAAATTAGCTGACATGGCCACTAAGCTAGAGGCCGCCAAGTTACTTACATTCAAAGCCGCAGACTTAAAAAACCGAGGTGAACGCGTCACTTTAGCCAGTGCAAAAGCTAAATACTATGCATCGGAAATAGCCGTAGAGCTATCCAATGAAGCGGTGCAGATCTTTGGAGGATATGGATTTACCAAAGATTATCCTGTAGAAAAATATTACCGTGACGCCAAACTATGCACCATAGGGGAAGGCACCTCGGAAATACAGAAACTGGTGATCTCAAGGGAAATATTAAAATAACCACACAGCCATCAGCATCCTCAAAGATCGGCAACAACAAAAAGTCCCTACCGTCCCCAAGGCATAGACACCACATCGAAAAGCACTTCTATTCATCAATTCTCTAAATGCCGTTTTCCCAAAAGTCAGGCTGCTGGACAGTGTAGGCTTAGTTTGATAAAGTTTAGGAGAAGGTAGGTTTTGCCAAAACATCTTTCTACATTTGCAGCCGAAAGGAGGTGTTATATATGATCGTAGTAAACGTAAAAGAGAACGAATCTATCGAAAAAGCGCTGAAGCGTTTTAAGAAGAAATTTGACAGAACCGGAGCAATCCGTGAACTGAGATCTCGTCAGCATTTTGAGAAGCCTTCTGTGAAGAGAAGAACTGAAGTGATCAAAGCTGCTTATAAGCAACATCTGAGAGACGAAGAAGGTAAGTAATTTATTTTCCTTCCTAAAAATAATTGAGCATATTGGTGTATAATTACGCCGATATGCTCTTTTCTTTTATAAACTATCTCGAACATGAAAAACGGGCCAGCGCCCATACCGTGCTAGCCTACGAGAAGGACCTTGAACAATTCAAGGAATTTTTAAACCTGTCCTTCAGCACCGAAGACATCGCCCTTGTCGGGCATGCCGAAATACGGGCTTGGATCGTAGACTTGGTGGAGCAAGGCCTCTCCGCCACCACTGTCAACAGAAAAATGGCCACATTACGCTCATTCTATAAGTTTCTGCTCCGATCAGGCGAAATCACCAAGGACCCCACCTATAAGCTACGGGCATTAAAAACCCCGAAAAAGCTCCCCGAATTTGTCCAAGAGTCCACCATGGACCAATTGCTGAACGACATCGAATACGAACCGGACTTCGAAGGACAGCGGGACAAGATGGTAATGGAATTTTTGTATTTGACTGGCGTCCGTCTGTCCGAATTGATTGGTTTGACCTGGCAAGACATCAACCTACACGACCAAACCGTCAAAGTATCCGGAAAGAGGAAGAAACAACGAATAATACCGCTAACAAACACCTTATCAAAGAATATTATTTCATATAAAAAAGTATTTGAAGAAACATTTTCAAATGTAAACGAGAGTGATTATTTTATCGTTACAATAAGTAGAAAGCAAGCATACCCTATGAAAATTTACCGGATAGTGAGGAAATATTTAGACCTTTTTGCGCAGACGTCCAAGCGTAGCCCTCACCTTCTGAGACACACTTTTGCGACGCACTTGCTCAACAAAGGAGCTGACCTCAATGCGGTAAAAGATCTGTTGGGTCATGCCAATCTCGCTGCCACACAGGTATACACACACAATTCGATGGAGAAACTTAAGGCTGTGTTTGACCAAGCACATCCTAAAGCTTAAATAAAAGTTTAACTTTTAAAATGTTAATACTATGAAATTACAAATGCATTCAATCCATTTCGACGCTGATCAAAAGCTGATTGATTTTATCCAGAAAAAAGCTGACAAACTGGATACGTTTTATGATCACATTATAGATGGTGAGGTATTTATGAGGCTCGACAAAAATGAGAACAATAAGAACAAGATAGTTGAAATCAAATTGAATGTACCAAGCAAGCAACTGTTTGCAAAACATCAAACGGATAGTTTTGAAGGAGCTGCTGATGAGGCCATCGAAGGTCTCCGGAGACAAATCAAAAAATTCAAAGAGAAGTTAGTACTCGCACGACAATGACAATATAACCCAATTCCAAATAATGCAATGACAAACCCGCTCAAGTGAGCGGGTTTTGTTTTTTTAACGTAGCCATCATGTTCACTTAACGCATTTGTTATGAGAAGCTTTTACCTTTGGAACAGTAACATAAAGCAATGAAAAAGAAATCAATACCAGAAGTTTACCTGTTCTTTTATTTTTTGACTTTTATTATTGGCGGGATTGTTTTATTAAATGTGCCCAAAGG
Coding sequences within it:
- a CDS encoding PAS domain-containing protein, whose amino-acid sequence is MFEDINLFYIAISLIPALFNVAIFGYIFWIYPSNRETNIFLLFVVSLVVWQLQDTLMRLNIDYDMACHISRSLDFGWMFIGAVILHFVSYYTDQPFIKSRFFLIAIYGISAVLYVVYLANLDEVILSYDENWGYITGVRPGSYDLHSRGWVALLAMMGLAVLLYSAFDKRHSPIMKRQILVLFLGAVLPVIQGVVTQFYFSSQGLTDIPVTSTTLTSFSVAAVIALRKYKLFDVSSYIAAGKIVKQIENGMMVLSPENKIIYLNPSACELFDVDKHKGDFGSLPVFFDSEAKYQNFLKNVNSQLANKDRESGSAQLMAKDGKQLQVLFRASTFYYSRGKRGTLIIFNDITALQQANHVIKMIDMRYDFVAKASDEAVWEWSFESKSIYWNENYEGLFGYKLASGTSSIEHWVDRIHSDDRERVLKGMEQHVLSKKKSRWEVEYRYQKNDGSYAHVFDKGFVIYNEKGVATRMVGTMQDLTKIKSYIEKIERQNQELSAITWMQSHEFRAPLSRLMGLVECVKGFGVDEEVDAKFLEEIEASCVELDQIVHKIVDRVGKVSTG
- a CDS encoding UPF0158 family protein; protein product: MLKLTEKEIDTIANYLLKGKVCYYQEDKKIIHHLPDEEENFNENLTTEEEDLLDEVDADPMNYAEFIKMEPAQESLIMEQFTERFVDNRSFQEDLYDALTKSKAMERFTFLIEESNNYKQKWLDYRVQKYKDWVMEQVDSYNTLEED
- the rpsU gene encoding 30S ribosomal protein S21, whose amino-acid sequence is MIVVNVKENESIEKALKRFKKKFDRTGAIRELRSRQHFEKPSVKRRTEVIKAAYKQHLRDEEGK
- a CDS encoding tyrosine-type recombinase/integrase, with translation MLFSFINYLEHEKRASAHTVLAYEKDLEQFKEFLNLSFSTEDIALVGHAEIRAWIVDLVEQGLSATTVNRKMATLRSFYKFLLRSGEITKDPTYKLRALKTPKKLPEFVQESTMDQLLNDIEYEPDFEGQRDKMVMEFLYLTGVRLSELIGLTWQDINLHDQTVKVSGKRKKQRIIPLTNTLSKNIISYKKVFEETFSNVNESDYFIVTISRKQAYPMKIYRIVRKYLDLFAQTSKRSPHLLRHTFATHLLNKGADLNAVKDLLGHANLAATQVYTHNSMEKLKAVFDQAHPKA
- the galE gene encoding UDP-glucose 4-epimerase GalE; amino-acid sequence: MQQILITGGAGYIGSHTAVALVNAGYEPIIVDNFSNSNQDVLAGLEKILGKKVKHYEGDCNDREFMHGVFKENSLKGVIHFAASKAVGESTQIPLTYYSNNINSLIVLLETMKTFGVKDIVFSSSCTVYGQPDELPVKESTPRKDAESPYGNTKKICEDILTDHVKSGAAARVVALRYFNPIGAHPSSLIGELPLGVPANLVPFVTQTGAGIREKITVFGDDYDTPDGTCIRDYIHVMDLADAHVKSIQYLENQQDTFFDLFNVGTGNGNSVMEVVKVFEKVSGKTLNYEIGPRRSGDIEKVWANTDKVSKVLGWTPQFGLEEALRDAWNWQVSLEK
- a CDS encoding universal stress protein; this translates as MKNLKNIALCVDLTDMDSLLLNYIKKLDDAFEFNSLTVLHLIELEEFSDNIQSLLPNLGKSIIQVLESEIQEKVDSVFDSNPNINIHVHSGGNVEDFANYIDSQKFDLLLMGKKSSHFGAGILSGRVARLTSCDTLFLPEIAVPSFDNISLALDFSSYSEKLLQLGTNLSKKVHGKLHPIHVIKVGIQYFPYIKNYNKISEELEKEALKSYKKLQKQYGLSSPLTIIKDNEQHISRLIYNNAVLTSANLILVGNKGKKDEGDLLIGSVAEQLIAYDKNLPVWIVK
- a CDS encoding BCCT family transporter → MLKKYFDVHAPVFWPASILIIVFITVTLVVGEPMEKAFDAVKFFITDKTGWLFIIAINIFIVFCFYLAFSKYGNIRLGGKDAETEFSTSAWFAMLFSAGMGIGLLFWGVAEPVSHYAKPPYGEPFSIASAQRGMNLTFLHWGFHAWAIYAVVALSLAFFTFNRKLPLTIRSIFYPILGDRIHGWIGDVIDVMAVLATLFGLATSLGFGVRQINGGLNYLFGIDISVTVQVLLICGITLMATASVFSGLDKGVRFLSEWNVRIAAALLIFVLIAGPTVYIMRGFVQNLGNYLNQFIAVSTWTEAYRDNEWQGTWTIFYWAWWVSWSPFVGMFIARISKGRTIREFILGVLLVPALLTFFWLTAMGGSAIFMDMQNETHDFASAIIKDESTALFVFLHEFPFSTLGSGIGVLLVMSFFVTSSDSGSLVIDSITAGGKLDAPVGQRIFWALTEGAVAAVLLIGGGLTALQTATITTGLPFLIVLLIMCYSLFRGLQKEHARKEALKQDINRKNYEKNLTEIIKKNLPKDTPK
- a CDS encoding acyl-CoA dehydrogenase family protein, giving the protein MNFEMNENQSMIAQMIRDFGAKEITPHRKKWDDEQIFPLPLFKQLGELGLMGVLIPSQYGGSGFGYFEYVTAILELSKLDPGIGLSMAAHNSLCSGHILLFGSEEQKQKYLPKLATCEHLGAWGLTEPNTGSDAANMKTTAVEEGDHFILNGAKNFITHGVSGDIAVVIARTGDVGDKHGMTAFILEKGMEGFRGGRKEDKLGMRSSETTELIFEDCRVHKSQVLGKVGGGFVQSMKVLDGGRISIAALSLGIAEGALEASINYSKERHQFNKPISSYQGISFKLADMATKLEAAKLLTFKAADLKNRGERVTLASAKAKYYASEIAVELSNEAVQIFGGYGFTKDYPVEKYYRDAKLCTIGEGTSEIQKLVISREILK